A single genomic interval of Bacteroidales bacterium harbors:
- the glnA gene encoding type I glutamate--ammonia ligase, which translates to MTPTEFFNFAKENGAEMVDLKFTDLLGSWQHCTFPVDTWDEDTFKEGVGFDGSSIRGWQDIHMSDMVAIPDPSTAKMDPFFAKPTVSVIADVYDPVSLKPYTRDPRYVAQKGIEYLKKSGLGDTCFIGPEPEFFIFDEIRYDQRQNLGMYQIDSNEGAWNTNRIEEPNLGYKPSYKGGYFPVSPTDTYHDMRGEMVDVLRKLGLVIEAHHHEVGTGGQSEIDMKFADLLTMADQFMWFKYVVKNVAKTHNKTVTFMPKPIFQDNGSGMHTHLSLWKEGKPMFAGDKYAGLSQEAVYGMGGVLKHAASLLAFAAPTTNSYRRLVPGFEAPVNLAYSQRNRSAAVRIPMYSKSPKAKRFEFRCPDPTANGYLMFTAMLMATLDGIENKIDPGKALDKDIYSMNPEELAKVPKVPGSLDEALEALEKDYEYLTKGDVFTDDLITNYVKYKKENELNELASRPHPYEFFLYYDN; encoded by the coding sequence TTTTCCCGTGGATACATGGGATGAAGACACCTTTAAAGAAGGAGTAGGATTTGACGGATCATCCATAAGAGGCTGGCAGGACATCCATATGTCGGATATGGTTGCCATTCCCGATCCATCCACAGCGAAAATGGATCCGTTTTTTGCAAAGCCTACAGTAAGCGTTATTGCCGATGTGTATGATCCGGTATCTTTGAAGCCTTACACGAGGGATCCGAGGTATGTTGCCCAGAAAGGGATTGAATACCTGAAAAAATCCGGATTGGGAGATACCTGTTTCATCGGACCGGAGCCTGAGTTTTTCATTTTCGATGAAATCCGTTACGATCAGAGACAAAACCTGGGTATGTATCAGATAGATTCCAATGAAGGAGCATGGAATACCAATCGCATCGAAGAGCCTAACCTGGGTTATAAACCCAGTTACAAGGGAGGCTATTTTCCGGTAAGCCCAACAGATACCTACCACGATATGCGTGGTGAAATGGTGGATGTGCTAAGGAAACTGGGACTTGTCATTGAAGCCCACCATCATGAGGTAGGCACAGGCGGACAGTCCGAGATCGATATGAAATTTGCCGATCTGCTTACCATGGCCGATCAGTTCATGTGGTTCAAATATGTGGTTAAAAACGTAGCCAAAACACACAACAAAACTGTGACGTTTATGCCAAAACCCATATTCCAGGACAATGGCAGCGGCATGCACACCCATCTGTCTTTATGGAAAGAAGGGAAGCCGATGTTTGCCGGTGATAAATATGCAGGGCTTTCGCAGGAAGCGGTTTACGGCATGGGAGGCGTGCTGAAACATGCAGCTTCTCTACTTGCTTTTGCAGCGCCCACAACCAATTCGTACCGACGACTGGTGCCCGGGTTTGAAGCACCGGTAAACCTGGCCTATTCACAGCGTAACCGCTCTGCTGCCGTCAGGATACCGATGTATTCAAAATCTCCGAAAGCCAAACGTTTTGAATTCCGGTGCCCCGATCCCACGGCAAACGGTTACCTGATGTTCACGGCCATGCTTATGGCAACGCTGGATGGTATTGAGAACAAAATCGACCCGGGAAAGGCATTGGATAAAGACATCTATTCCATGAACCCTGAGGAGCTGGCAAAAGTGCCCAAGGTTCCCGGTTCCCTGGATGAAGCCCTGGAGGCTCTTGAGAAAGACTATGAGTACCTTACCAAAGGCGATGTGTTTACAGATGATTTAATAACAAATTATGTTAAATACAAAAAGGAAAATGAGCTGAATGAACTTGCATCGAGACCTCATCCTTATGAATTTTTCCTGTATTATGACAACTAA